The DNA segment ACGTCACAATTAACTTGGTTTTCAATACCAGGTATAGTTGTCCCACCCTGACAAAATCCTGGGATCTACAAAGCAAAGACACAACACTGTGGTTTAAAAGAATACGAAAAATGCTCAGTAACCTTAAGCAGGAAAACAAGGATCTATGATACAGGCATAGGCTTATTTTTCAGCTCAGACATCTGTGCGATGCTGTCACACAACACCCTTTGAGATTATGACCTTGCGGAGCTGTGTCTCCATTCCAGGAAGGATCATAATGACGGACACCATAGttcccagcagcaggaagaaggagaaCACCAGCCGTGTGACAGTGGAGTTGTTGGACGAGGGACAGCATCCACAGAGAAGGCATGGGGCTGAGCCACACAGGCAGGAGGCCTAGGAGTGGTTTAGAAAGACCAAAAAGGATCAAAACACTATAAAGCCGATGGCTGTTTGTATAGGACAGCAGAATAGCACATTGGTAGAGCCAGTCAGCAGATAGCTCGTTTAATGCAGCAACCACACACTATATTCAAATCTAAAACAAAAACTGACATCATTGGCGGTATATTGACCAAGAAAAACACAGGGCATCATGCCACCCAGCCTTCCTTATTACAATGTTGTTACAACCacacaaagcaaagcaaagtcCACTTCCTCGTCAGTGCTGACCCACTTGCTTGAACTGATAAATTCCTGGAAATTAACCCCAGCAGTGCATTCGACACACATAAAGCTTATCACGCATCAAACTGTTAATCGCAAGTGATGCCAATATTAATagagaacatttttatttgacagtCAAGGTTGCGCTAGCACAATCTTTAGCTAATATTAGTTTAGCCTGTTTAGCAATAGCGGTAAGAGAACAGTGAATTACAAACCTGCGAAGAGATAAAAAACATTTACTTACACAGCTGGCTAAGGAGCATAAGGCTAAACAGGCCCCCATGGTGGCAAGACAATGCTAAATCTAATGGTTATTCGCTGAgactttttctttgcttcctaAAATAGACGATCAGACGCTATAACCGGAAGGCGTTTaggttttcaaaataaacctctTTCACTCACTCGCCTTACAAGATTTTCAATATAAAACCTCCACACTGATTGACGATATCAATTATGATGTACTATTTCACCTGAAAAATATTATTGTGTGTAATGTTTGTGGCAGTTTGAAGAAATCGTGCATATATGTGGGTATATAGTGGTATTTCTTGTGGAACTACAGTAACCATAATTACCCACCCTCGAAAGGACAGGGAATAAAAATTGAGACTTTTAAACCTACCATCTGTCGCTTAAATTATTATCTCAGAAGCTCAGTTTGTTATTAAACCCTGTCGGGTGTTAGTTGAATCCTCTTCGAAGATCTTTGCCAGCAGGAGGGAGCCAAAGACACTTATTAATAGTGGCGTATATATAACTTTGGAACAAGACAATAATGAAGAGCCAAATATCTTCAAACAAAAGTACAACTGAGAATAGGGCTGCCAAGTTCATACAAGTTAGATCTGTAGATATAAATACTGCACTGCAGTAGATCTTTTTGCTTTCAATAAGAAACAAGGCATAAAAATCCAGTTATGCATAGCGCAAATACTCTTTAAAAGAGCTAAATATAACTTAGAATCAAATTGAATTTTGAACGgagggtaaataaataaaatcagagCACTGTTGTTGCGAGGCATCGTTGGATAACTTTAACCGAAAAGTAAGTGGTTAAAGTATAAAACAACACCTTTTGCTTTAACTCATACATATTCTTTGACTCGAACTCATTGAGGTTCGGCCCGCCTTATTTTACACGAAGCCACGCCCATTTTGGTGAAAGTCAAGCCTCTACGGCCTCTAATTGGCCTTCTTCAAGTTTCCGCGCCCCCAGTCTAATCCGTGATTGGTGGGATTCCTCCAATGAACGACGACGGCTGTGGTGACGtaggcacggctggaggttgTGGCGCGAAGGCGCTGATGCTGAGCTGAAAGGGGAGAAGACACTGGaggcctctgctgctctcagccGGGCGCACTTGACGGTGAGAACAATGGACTTATGCTAATGCACGTTTGAGAACATTTCACCCGAGTGTTGAACGAGTTAAAGGTCAATAAAAACGCCTTTTGTAGTTTTGGGAGGGTTTTCGTCGCCATATTATTGATCAGAGTAACGCAGTTTTAAGTGCTATCATTAAACTCTCTGGCCGCTAAATATAAACCGCTTATTAAGCTGTAACTCATATGGAGGCcgtcatttttttttagatttagcAGAGATTTTAAGCAACGAATGAATTTGGCAACTTTAACCAACTGCTCATTTTGTTTTGACTAAATGCTTTGTCGTAATTAACCTACTAAACTGTACTCTTGGTTGTTGGGTCAAGACCCGGAAGCTGTTTTCCTGATTCCTATTATTAAAATGGCCTTTTTTGAACTAGTTTTTCCAAGGGTAACTAACGCCTCCCCGCAGAATTGTTATTGTCCCCCGCCATTTTGGTAATAACGGCGGtaagtgggggtgggggggtctggggTCGTGCCAACACTAAATCACCAATTTACTTAATTATACCAATGATCTAAGTGTTTGCTGACTATTTGCACTATTTGGGAGATGTTCAGCATGTTCTTTCTGTCAAAAAACTGTTGGAGTTTAGGGTAAAACATTGGATGGCACCAAAGGAAGAAGAACCTGTTGTTATAAGCTATTGTTATAAGCTGTTGTTATAAGCGAGCCATTTAAACAGCAGATTTAATGTGACACTTTTTCTCATTTCCCCTTAGTTTCTCAAAACCAACCCAACGAAACCATCTTGCCAACATGGATGTCTGTGAAGGTAGGTGACCCCAGCTGTTGTGCTGTGTCCACTGTTTATGGGATGCACATCCCTCGCCTTTGTTTTGATGGGATTTTGAGGTGTAGGCTTGATATTAGCGTTGCTGTCCGCAGGCTTTCAAGTGAAGGAGCTGGACAGGCGTTCTTCAGGGAGCGCGTTTCAGCTCATCCTCAGCCCCTCCAACGCTAAAGAGGCCAAGGCCAAGGTTCTGCTGTCTCCTGAGAGGAAGGAGATCTCTTTAGAAgagcaaaagaagaaaatggcagCTGCAGAAGAGAGACGGAAGGTGCCCTTTTAGCAGTGGAAGTTGAAATGAGGCGTTTGACTTGTGTCCGCGTTCAGGTGCTGGTAACCGAACCGGTCTGTCACTTTACCAGAGCCGGGAGTTTGAAATGCTGAAACATTTCGCTGAGGTCCGCGAGCACGAGAAGGAAGTTCTGCAGAAGGTCGTGGAGGAAAGGAACACCTTCAGCAAGACGACTCAGGAGAACCTCGCTCAGAAGATGGAGGCCTACAAAGAGAACCGCGGGGCCCAGATGGCGGCCCTCAGCGAGAAGTTCAAGGCCAGGGTGAGTTCCTGCTGCCACAGTAACGTCTGTGTGTTTACAGACGTCAGAACTTGAacaacattttctgttttctgctccCAACAGGACAAGAAGCTGGAAGAAGTAAAGAAGAAACTGTCTCagtaaaagacaaataaatgttGCATCTCCAAAGATAAGCTGTACTTTCACTGCCTGTTAGCAATGTTAGGTTCTTCCATGTTTAGTAGCCAAATGTGCCTGTTTTCCTTGAACAATTTCTAATGGCAGCTGTAGTTTTTATTAGTTAAGAGGTTTTtgtataaaataaaatcatttctgaaaaaaaccaaacaagtgTGGCCTTTATAACATTGTAGTAGCGACACAAGCTGGAGGCAAAATTGATCTTGCAAATCATTGTACCATATGTGATGCACTCATGcagtttttggggttttttttatcaactATTCTCCTGAAAAGGTGTTAACCTACCGCATGGCAGCATGTATGCTCCATAACTATTCCCTTCCTCCCATTTGTGTTGATTTGTGGACATTTGTATATTTTGACattgctgccatctagtggcgctTTTGAGTAGTTGATCGAAACCTGACTGCAACTTGTAAATAAACACGATTCATTTCtataactttaaaaataaaggatactggaggaggggaggacatTGCATCGTGGGGTGGAGTTTGCAGGCGTGGATATAAACGGTTCCTAAAACTTCACTGATAAATACATTTAGTAGGGATATTTTAAATTGATCTCTGTTTAATCTGGTGACAAACTGATGTTCAGGGACTGATCTTTGTTAAATGTGAGCGAGTTAATGTAATAAGATCCGAGATTTGACTCTTGATTAGTATACATTTTCGCAATTATCGTAGACAGGACGGGTTATGGGCTGAAAACTGGAATAACCATCTACCGTCCCTCCACGCATCTATcaacccacccatccattaTGTTTGTGGGGAATTCCTTTGGAAAATGTCcacttcttttcatctctgtcagAAACCTGCTTCGTAGTTTACACTGAAAGCAGCAGGCATGTGAACCAGGATGGGGTTGACCCACACCAGGATGGAGCTGAGGGACAACAGGGGGGCGTGACTGTCCTGTCAACATCACATGATTCGACAACAGCAACAGAGTTCTGTTGACTGTTGAAAGCAAGACGAAAATAAGCATTTTTAGGAATTTCTAGATATTTACTTGCAGACTCGTATATGAGCGGTATTTCTTCACGCTCCCGTGCAAAAAGACAAGGATAACCGGCGAAACTGGAGGTTGTAACACACCCACTCTGTCCACACTGGATCTCCGCGGTGTGTTTACGGACACTGTGGCTTCAACTAGGAAGCTGCAGAGATCTTTGAAAAACTGGTCCAACAAAGGGAGCGTTTGTGGTGCACACGAGGGAACACCCACGGAATGAACTTGAGCTCACCTAATAGGAAAATGACTTGTTTTGAAATCCAAATGAGGTCCAGCTGATGTGGGAATCGCAGGGACAAAGGAACTGTGTCATCGTCCTAACCTTACATAATGGGGCACAAATGTCGTTTCACACAAAGTTTACGCGTTaaggatttaaaaataacaaccaaaaaaaaaaccccaagggCGTAAATAGTGGCCGACAGCTAAGCATGATAGGAAATATTCGATAACTTTTACATCGTCATCATTCCAGCTTGTGAGTTTGATAAGCATGAGCTCATCCGATGGCAGCTCTTTATCGGACAGCTCAGTTGAGTTCCACACGTTCATGCAGCAGTGGCGGGATGGGcggggtgagagacggagatggccagggagagaggggagctgtgctgtgattggctgccggGCCTGTCCGTCACCCCCTGTCTCCTCCGGCAGCTGCGCCGTGAGAGCCGTCAGACGCAGCTCTCCTAACGGTCATCATCTCCCCTTAAACAATGTTCGAGCTATCCGCGTCCTGCACGGCTCCAAATCACACCCTGACAGCCAAACCCAACCCGCTGGACTGATTTTAACATCCACAGGTACGTCGAGGGTattttttttcaccccccccaaaaatgatcAGATCCGACACGCGACTGTCACGCTTTTTATGGCGTTATTTAGCAGCGTGCGGGGAAATGCGCCCGGACGCAAATCCCCACGAAGGCGCAGGGATAATCTATGAGTTGAGCTTTGAGGAGGCTCGGTTTACGGTGCCCACCGGGACCGGAGCAGCCCTCCGGCCTCCGGGGACGCGTTCGTGCAAATTGATTTGTGCTCTTTCACATTTCCGCCGGGCCGATCAGGTGCAGACCTGCGCGGGGGAATTCTCCAGCACATCAGGCCCCACAAGGCCCCGCTGTATATCAATCTTTCGCCAAAATCGGCTACCTTtatgtcatctgtgtgtgtttacctgtaaATATTTGAAACGATCGAAATTGGAAACTGTGGGTGTGGACGTCGGATGGGGTTGGGTTGCGTAACGCTAATCTCCTCTCATTCATCTCCCCAAGTGTTGCTTCCTGAACCTCGGCTTTAGCTCATCCGGCCAAGCCCCCCCACGTCTTTCTCACGACTGCTTACTTATTTAACCCGTTTTCACACTGACTATTAGTATTTTTTTGATGGAGCCACCGCGCGCTCCATGCCCGGGATGAACCGGGCGCGCTGCGGCGCTGACCGGTGCCATGCTGACCGGCCACACATGCGCAAAAGCCTTCACCGTGCGAGGCGTCACCGTCATCCGTGGATGCCTTATTTCACGCATGTGTGACTCCGCCAGAGTCTCTACGTGTctagttccccccccccccccgagtccGGGCAGCGTTTGTGATGAGGAAGAGTAAAAGCTACATCCTCAAAAGAAAGGCGGAAGTGCTCTCTAGTCTAAAACCTCGGTGTTCGGCGACTGTCATGCAAATCCGCTGAAGTTTGCTTTGGCAGAAAGCCAGAGCCAGAAGGCTCCTGCAGGGAGTCTTTTAAGGTGAAGCTTGTCGTACATCAGGGCCATGTTGTTTAGCTGGGTTGGCGGCATGGGGGCACCATCGTTCATCACTGACGTTAGCAGAACGGTTGCCATGGTGTCATATTCATAAGCTGTTTACTGCACAGTTGAACGAAAAGACACAAAGGTGTAATGGTTCCGGCATCTCTCACCTCCCTTTATCTTCTCACTGACTTCACGTAGCAcctgaaaggaataaataaacTGTAGATTAGTAAAGCCTGGGATTACATGTACCTGCGGGGTTTGATGTTTCCTGTCAAAGGCGGGcgccatgtttaaaaaaaatgacacgtTTTTCTGAACgcaacaaaaccaaaagaaataCCCTCATCTGGCGAAGCGAGGCCAGCGAGACTAAACCGGACAAATGAGAACATTTAGGTTGTGCCGATCAATAGATCAAACAGCCTTTTAGCCTATTTTAGTCTCTGCTAACGATCTCCGGCCTCATGGACGCTGATCCACAGCAGACGGCCGTTTGTACGCCCTCTTTAAAATGACTCGGCTGCATCGTGATGGTGGGACATTCAGATCATAAGTCGACGACCTTTGCGTAAAGTGTGTCCTAATGAGCGTTTGatatcaagttcaacaacacaTGTAAAAGTTTCCGCTTGCAGTCGGGTGTCACACAAAGCGAGATTTTGGGCCGACGTTGCTCAGCTTAGACTTGAGTGCAGTAGCTCACAGTAGGACATTGCACAGTTAACGTCGTCAGCAGAGGGAAGACCACGTGAAACGGCCCGTTTAAGCTAGCGTGGTGTACCACTTGTGGCACGCGTGCCTCAGATTTCTGACCCCTGATTGAGATAATGATGATCAGAACGCTGGACCAATATTAAAGAACCAAAAACCTATTTTAACAATCACTACAGGCTAAATCCCATCTTCTTACTAATCATTATTAACTATATTTTCTCAATAGTTATTTTATATAAAAGATAATGGCTGTCATTCATTGCACTGTTGATATAtgtgaggaaacacacacacacacacacacacacacacacacacacacacacacacacacacacacaggcctgagGGAAAGAGTCAGCCGACACACAGATCAACTGCCCGTCTCATTTCTCTACCCTCCTCCTCTGGCCTGCAGCTTTGCCATGGCGACGGTGGTGATGGAGCAGATCGGTCGCCTGTTCATCAACGTCCAGCAGCTCCGTCAGATCCCCCAGCTCCTGGAAACGGCCTTCCCAACGCTGCCTTGCACCGTCAAGGTGTCCGACGTCCCCTGGGTGTTCCGCGAACGCCACATCCTCACCGGCTACAGGCAGCCGGACCAAAGCTGGCGCTACTACTTTCTCACCCTCTTCCAAAGGCACAATGAGACCCTCAACGTCTGGAGCCACCTGTTGGCCGCCTTCATCATCCTGGTGAAGTGGCAGGAGATGTCGGAGACGGTAGATTTCCTGCGGGATCCTCACGCTCAGCCGCTCTTCATCGTGCTCCTGGCAGCCTTCACCTACCTCTCCTTCAGCGCTCTggctcatctcctctctgccaaGTCCGAACTGTCTTATTACACGTTCTACTTCCTCGACTATGTGGGAGTCGCCGTGTACCAGTACGGCAGCGCCCTGGCGCACTACTACTACGCCATTGAGAAAGAGTGGCACAATAGAGTCCAGAGACTCTTCCTGCCCACAGCGGCGTTCTTGGCCTGGCTCACTTGCTTCGGCTGCTGCTACGGTAAATATGCCAGAGCCGATATGTCCAAGTTGGCCCAGAAGCTCCTCCAGGTGGTGCCCTCGGCCCTGGCCTACTGTTTAGACATAAGCCCCGTCGTCCACCGCGTCTACAGGTGCTACCAGGACGGCTGCTCTGACCCGGTGGTGGCGTACCATTTCTACCAcgtgctcttcttcctcatcgGCGCCTACTTCTTCTGCTGCCCGCACCCGGAGAGCCTGTTCCCAGGGCGGTGCGACTTCATCGGGCAGGGCCACCAGTTCTTCCATGCCTTCGTGGTGGTGTGCACGCTGATGCAGATCGAAGCCCTGCGCACGGACTTCGCCGAACGCCGCCCGCTGTACGAGGAGCTGCACGGCGACCTGGCGCACGACGCCGTGGCGCTCTTCATCTTCACCGCCTGCTGCAGCGGCCTCACGGCGTTCTGCGTGCGCCAGCGCGTGCGTGCCTCCCTACAGGAGAAGAAGGAGTAAAGACACACGGTggattctgtttttttaaatgtaaccgCGTGGCGGACTTTTGGAGTCGGCGAAGGTATTTAGTCTCTGACTCTTGAAGATTTCACCTCAATGTGATCAGCCAATCTAGTACGggcgggtttttttttgtggattatgtggaaaataaaaaaaactataatTGGTAAATAGCACTGCAGGTAGTCTTAAATCACTGTCTTTTATTATTACTGCATGGTCGGTTTCTGTCGTATTCAGAAATAAAATATCAGCGCACAGCAATATTCCAGGAAGGTCCGAGCAGCCCGAAGATGCTCAAGATCCTGTTGCCCAAGTCCGTTTGGTAATCGGACTTTCTTAATCTGATTGCACCAGTTCAGAATTTGGTCATTGTACATATTCTGCAACCAAAAAAGATGTTTGCACTCCCTTTTCTAAAACTGCTCAGCACCGTCGTGTTAAAAACAAAGCCGCGAGACGAAGGGGGCCGAAGCCTCTGTTGCCGTGACAACAGCAGCCTGTTTTCATTCAGAGGGCCTTCAGTCTTTGCCTTTTCTCCATCCTGTGATTTTGGTGCTTTTGCACTCTGATTGTTTCATCTAAATTTAGTTGTGTCGGACTGCTTTTggtactgttttttttaaatgatgaataTGTATGTGCCTCTATGCATGTGTTTTATAAACTGTGGATTTTATCGGTGGGAATGTCTTTAAAAGCTTTGCCTTGCACTTCCTCTGATCGTGTATATACTGCACAGACTGCGCCGTTCCAGACAGCTGTCGGTGTTCAGTTTTCCCGTCTTTGAATGCATCGTTTGCTGTCCAGACTGAGCGGTCTCTGAGTGCATCCTTCCATAATGAAGAGTCGCTCTTCTGTGCATCTGACGATGGTTGTTGTGTAAAAACACGGCTCACTGCTGATGCTGTTTAGATTTCTATCTGGCAGGATTGTGGCGGCGCTCTCTGTTTAATGTGCCAATGGATGTGTTGTTGCCTCAGTAACGATGCTACGCAAAGAGGAAATTGGCAAATTGTCAGACACGACCAATTTGATTTCCTGATTCGCCGAGAACTAAATACCGACTGTAAATACCGACGAGGACAACACCGGCTTTGTTTACCTGCACTGAGGTGTCCTCTCTTCTGTGGTTCTGTTGACATGGGAACGCCTTCCCTGCATCACACACACGTTATTAACGACTCCATGTCTCATCAACCTGGGAAAACAGAAGGACGAAACCTTTATGACTTTTAACCTCTTTTGTGT comes from the Takifugu rubripes chromosome 7, fTakRub1.2, whole genome shotgun sequence genome and includes:
- the stmn1b gene encoding stathmin 1b, which encodes MDVCEGFQVKELDRRSSGSAFQLILSPSNAKEAKAKVLLSPERKEISLEEQKKKMAAAEERRKSREFEMLKHFAEVREHEKEVLQKVVEERNTFSKTTQENLAQKMEAYKENRGAQMAALSEKFKARDKKLEEVKKKLSQ
- the paqr7b gene encoding membrane progestin receptor alpha-B, with product MATVVMEQIGRLFINVQQLRQIPQLLETAFPTLPCTVKVSDVPWVFRERHILTGYRQPDQSWRYYFLTLFQRHNETLNVWSHLLAAFIILVKWQEMSETVDFLRDPHAQPLFIVLLAAFTYLSFSALAHLLSAKSELSYYTFYFLDYVGVAVYQYGSALAHYYYAIEKEWHNRVQRLFLPTAAFLAWLTCFGCCYGKYARADMSKLAQKLLQVVPSALAYCLDISPVVHRVYRCYQDGCSDPVVAYHFYHVLFFLIGAYFFCCPHPESLFPGRCDFIGQGHQFFHAFVVVCTLMQIEALRTDFAERRPLYEELHGDLAHDAVALFIFTACCSGLTAFCVRQRVRASLQEKKE